One window from the genome of Pelobates fuscus isolate aPelFus1 chromosome 13, aPelFus1.pri, whole genome shotgun sequence encodes:
- the UFC1 gene encoding ubiquitin-fold modifier-conjugating enzyme 1 — MVDEATRRVVSEIPLLKTGASPRDKELWVQRLKEEYQALIKYVENNKRADNDWFRLESNKEGTRWFGKCWYIHDLLKYEFNVEFDIPVTYPSTAPEIAIPELDGKTAKMYRGGKICLTEHFKPLWARNVPKFGLAHLMALGLGPWLAVEIPDLISKGLVEHKNK; from the exons ATGGTGGACGAGGCTACTCGCCGGGTAGTGTCTGAGATTCCCCTGCTGAAGACTGGGGCGAGTCCCAGGGATAAGGAGCTGTGGGTGCAGCGGCTGAAGGAGGAGTACCAGGCCCTCATTAAG taTGTGGAAAACAACAAGAGAGCAGACAATGACTGGTTCAGACTGGAGTCTAACAAGGAAGGCACGAG GTGGTTTGGGAAATGCTGGTACATACATGACCTCCTGAAGTATGAGTTCAATGTCGAATTTGAC ATCCCAGTGACCTATCCCTCCACAGCTCCAGAAATCGCCATTCCAGAGCTTGATGGCAAAACAGCCAAAATGTACAG GGGAGGAAAGATCTGTCTAACAGAACATTTCAAGCCATTGTGGGCACGTAACGTTCCGAAATTTGGGTTAGCACATCTCATGGCATTGGGG CTAGGTCCTTGGCTGGCTGTTGAAATTCCGGATCTGATCAGCAAGGGGCTTGTagaacacaaaaacaaatga